Proteins found in one Borreliella valaisiana VS116 genomic segment:
- a CDS encoding inositol monophosphatase family protein, with amino-acid sequence MDWDFEKIIFLLNESTKLALSGCDKLSLDFKSDGSIVTQVDKQIEQFLSKEIKKPGNFILGEETIYTYGEDYIKDALMSKSTFIIDPIDGTSSFAAGLPSYGISLACASGGKIIEGAISLPLSGEFFITYKDSVFYAKKNIGSYPLRKDFNKFIFANSECYNTHSLLAVSKSIIRSFNLNVSSHIHINGSCVYSFAKLFTGSYKAYFSFVGLWDIAACLAIGDKLGMVGEFYCGNKMTLDILDSMYILESNNHKRWSLKDFFIYSDNKSTIDVVRKIANKKFNK; translated from the coding sequence ATGGATTGGGATTTCGAAAAAATTATATTTTTATTAAATGAGTCAACTAAGCTTGCATTAAGTGGTTGTGATAAATTAAGTTTAGATTTTAAATCTGATGGATCTATTGTAACTCAGGTTGATAAGCAGATTGAGCAATTCTTATCTAAAGAAATCAAAAAGCCCGGTAATTTTATTCTTGGAGAAGAGACAATATATACCTATGGAGAAGATTATATCAAAGATGCGTTAATGTCAAAGAGTACTTTTATTATTGATCCGATTGATGGAACTTCTTCTTTTGCAGCAGGTCTTCCTTCATATGGAATATCGCTAGCGTGTGCTAGTGGTGGAAAAATTATTGAAGGAGCTATTTCTCTCCCTTTAAGCGGAGAGTTTTTTATTACTTATAAAGATAGTGTATTTTATGCTAAAAAAAACATTGGCAGCTATCCTTTAAGAAAAGATTTTAATAAGTTTATTTTTGCTAATTCTGAATGTTATAATACACACAGTTTGCTTGCAGTATCAAAGTCTATTATAAGGTCGTTTAATCTTAATGTTTCTTCTCATATTCATATTAATGGCTCTTGTGTTTATTCTTTTGCCAAGCTTTTTACAGGTTCTTATAAGGCCTATTTTTCTTTTGTAGGGCTTTGGGATATTGCAGCGTGTTTAGCTATTGGGGATAAATTGGGTATGGTTGGTGAATTTTATTGTGGCAATAAAATGACATTGGATATCCTAGATTCAATGTACATTTTAGAGTCTAATAATCATAAGAGATGGTCCTTGAAAGATTTTTTTATTTATTCTGATAATAAATCAACAATAGACGTTGTAAGAAAAATAGCGAATAAAAAATTTAATAAGTAA